A window from uncultured Desulfobacter sp. encodes these proteins:
- a CDS encoding DUF6485 family protein codes for MECKQTKNLKQCNCSYEPCSRKGLCCDCIQYHTKKRQLPACVFPNDAEKTFDRSYEHFARLVGEGKV; via the coding sequence ATGGAATGCAAGCAGACTAAAAATCTCAAACAGTGCAACTGCAGCTATGAGCCTTGTTCCAGAAAAGGGTTATGCTGTGATTGTATTCAGTATCACACTAAAAAGCGCCAGCTGCCGGCCTGCGTATTTCCCAACGACGCCGAAAAAACCTTTGATCGAAGTTATGAGCATTTCGCCCGCCTGGTCGGTGAAGGAAAAGTGTAG
- a CDS encoding HD domain-containing protein, translating to MSSRIPTREAALTLLKRYNTSESLIKHAYSVEGVMRYMAQKHGGDQETWGIVGLIHDLDYEQFPDQHCKKTEEILKENDWPEDLIRAVVSHGWGICTDVKPETTMEKVLFAVDELTGLVTTAALVRPSKSVMDIKAQSVKKKWKDKRFAAKVDRSIIQKGADMLGVELADLITDTIMGMREVADEIGLKGDK from the coding sequence ATGAGCAGCCGGATACCGACACGTGAGGCGGCGTTAACGCTTCTAAAACGCTACAACACAAGCGAAAGTCTTATCAAACATGCATATTCCGTGGAGGGCGTCATGCGGTACATGGCCCAAAAACATGGCGGTGATCAAGAGACTTGGGGTATTGTGGGTCTGATCCACGACCTTGATTATGAGCAGTTTCCGGATCAGCACTGCAAAAAAACCGAGGAGATTTTAAAGGAAAATGACTGGCCCGAGGATCTGATCCGGGCCGTGGTCAGCCATGGATGGGGGATATGCACGGATGTTAAGCCCGAAACAACCATGGAAAAAGTGCTCTTTGCAGTTGATGAGCTGACCGGACTTGTGACGACAGCGGCATTGGTAAGGCCGTCCAAGAGCGTTATGGACATCAAAGCCCAATCGGTTAAAAAAAAGTGGAAGGACAAACGATTTGCAGCCAAGGTGGACCGGTCAATTATCCAGAAAGGTGCGGATATGCTGGGGGTTGAGTTGGCCGACCTGATAACGGATACGATCATGGGCATGCGTGAGGTCGCAGACGAAATCGGATTAAAAGGAGACAAATAA
- a CDS encoding LysR substrate-binding domain-containing protein, which translates to MELRQLRYFTAVAEELHFGRAAKRMNISQPPLSMQIRNLENELGTRLFNRTSRQVELTTAGEVFLVQVEQILAALDGAVESAKQAGQGNIGRLSVGFIGPAMDAFLPEIIRGFQSRYSGIRLSLTESGTSRQIEDLYAGRIQVGFVRLYRHKPDGLTAQIIRQEQYVLAVPSDHPFARQKKVALSQLKNEPFIMYPRSVQPQLYDTMMACFKNSGFTPNIVQEARTKHTTIALVAAGLGAAVVPSSSKVIGRCGVFFLDIDASLPHIEISMIWRQKDKNPALARFVKFATRYQQSVK; encoded by the coding sequence ATGGAATTACGTCAACTCAGATACTTTACCGCGGTTGCCGAGGAACTTCACTTTGGCCGTGCTGCGAAACGGATGAACATCTCCCAGCCGCCGTTGAGCATGCAGATCAGGAACCTTGAAAATGAACTGGGCACCCGCCTGTTCAACCGCACCAGCCGCCAGGTCGAACTGACAACGGCCGGAGAGGTTTTCCTGGTCCAGGTGGAACAAATTTTAGCTGCCCTTGATGGTGCCGTTGAATCCGCAAAACAGGCCGGGCAAGGCAACATCGGCCGCCTTTCCGTGGGCTTTATCGGTCCTGCCATGGACGCATTTCTGCCGGAAATTATCCGCGGGTTTCAAAGCCGGTATTCGGGAATCAGACTATCTCTGACCGAATCGGGTACCAGCCGGCAGATTGAAGATTTGTATGCAGGCAGAATCCAGGTCGGATTTGTAAGGTTGTACCGACACAAGCCGGACGGGCTTACTGCGCAGATTATCCGGCAGGAACAATACGTTCTTGCCGTGCCCAGCGATCACCCTTTTGCACGTCAAAAAAAGGTTGCCTTGTCTCAATTGAAAAACGAACCGTTTATTATGTATCCCAGAAGCGTCCAGCCCCAGCTTTACGACACCATGATGGCCTGTTTTAAGAATTCGGGATTTACCCCTAATATCGTCCAGGAAGCCAGAACAAAGCATACTACCATCGCGTTGGTTGCCGCAGGTCTTGGGGCTGCTGTCGTCCCTTCGTCTTCAAAGGTCATCGGTAGATGCGGCGTATTTTTTTTGGATATTGACGCTTCATTGCCGCATATTGAAATTTCCATGATCTGGCGTCAAAAGGATAAAAATCCCGCTCTTGCCCGGTTTGTAAAGTTTGCGACACGGTATCAACAATCGGTGAAATAG
- a CDS encoding radical SAM protein has translation MNPEQALDRLTRYGVVPANRLIVAVTRHCNLTCSHCWVECSPASRLKHVDAELIKETISLWVDAGVKTVCISGGEPLTHPRWQEILTHCAQFPTVHHLRLQTNGTLLTQEIVDTLATSVFDCLHLQISVDGAQPDTHDRVRGKGNFEKTMNGLKLLSKAGLGPRTTVSFTEMAHNFEELPRLFVMMEKLNISRVVSGTLIHGGRALTGTLRLPSPEQYAALIDRFTYDEQFRRVYEKIGNTSCLEWYGSRHEVSEHHCANCMESPYISQEGTLFPCGLLSVTNYGIDGVWNCSVDRIADQAENKWAGLNKLSKTRSEKIEACATCSGRLHCQSGCMARPTRQSDIFFEEVEDRCRLRKQVYAYPNRPKL, from the coding sequence ATGAATCCGGAACAGGCCCTTGACAGACTCACCCGATATGGTGTGGTGCCAGCAAACAGACTTATTGTTGCAGTTACCCGTCACTGCAACTTAACATGCAGTCACTGCTGGGTTGAGTGCAGCCCGGCGTCCCGCCTGAAACATGTGGATGCCGAGCTGATCAAAGAGACCATCTCCTTGTGGGTTGATGCCGGGGTAAAGACGGTCTGCATTTCGGGCGGTGAGCCGCTTACCCACCCCAGGTGGCAGGAGATTCTCACCCATTGCGCACAATTTCCCACGGTCCATCATCTGCGTCTGCAGACCAATGGAACACTGCTGACGCAAGAGATCGTGGACACCCTCGCGACATCGGTATTTGACTGCCTTCATCTGCAGATCAGTGTTGATGGGGCGCAGCCTGATACCCATGACCGTGTCCGGGGGAAAGGAAACTTTGAAAAAACCATGAACGGCCTGAAATTGCTTTCAAAAGCGGGATTAGGGCCGCGCACAACCGTTTCGTTTACGGAGATGGCACACAATTTTGAAGAACTGCCCCGGTTGTTTGTGATGATGGAAAAACTGAACATCAGCCGTGTGGTAAGCGGCACCTTGATCCATGGGGGCCGGGCATTGACCGGCACTCTGCGCCTTCCCAGTCCAGAACAATATGCAGCGCTCATTGACAGATTCACGTATGATGAACAGTTCCGCCGCGTCTATGAAAAAATAGGCAACACATCCTGCCTGGAATGGTATGGATCCCGCCATGAAGTTTCAGAACACCATTGCGCCAACTGCATGGAATCGCCCTATATTTCCCAGGAAGGAACGCTGTTTCCCTGCGGTCTTTTATCGGTGACAAATTACGGTATCGACGGGGTGTGGAATTGTTCGGTGGATCGTATTGCCGATCAGGCAGAAAACAAATGGGCGGGCCTGAACAAGTTGAGCAAAACGCGTTCCGAAAAAATTGAGGCCTGTGCGACCTGTTCAGGGCGGCTGCATTGCCAAAGCGGCTGTATGGCAAGGCCCACACGGCAGAGCGATATTTTTTTTGAAGAGGTGGAAGACCGGTGCAGGCTCAGAAAGCAGGTCTATGCATATCCGAACCGGCCAAAGCTTTGA
- a CDS encoding transporter: MKKIIFFGDAYAQEVSKAIRVFSGLMIVLAMIVCPLSGAMAAEGGGSAYVGGNEDFMCGALPGPGFYPIVYAVHYTADEFMDGNGNKTGDFDLDVTGAAFRFIYVSDMKLFGADVAWHAIIPVINTQVEINPPGIDASNTGLGDIEISALTLGWHLNKNFHFIGSLDVWLPVGEYAADDAASPGRNYWTVAPIAVGTYISDSGFELSAKLQYLMNSENSDTDYTTGNEFICDYLIGQHLGNWMFGVNGMFYLQTTDDERSGNDVGNRGRALSIGPALQYNYKNMFFNVKVQFDTHVENRPKGEKYWVKFMYAF; encoded by the coding sequence ATGAAGAAAATTATCTTTTTTGGGGATGCGTATGCCCAAGAAGTGTCAAAGGCGATTAGGGTATTTTCCGGTTTAATGATTGTACTGGCCATGATCGTATGCCCGCTTTCCGGTGCAATGGCAGCTGAAGGCGGGGGATCTGCCTATGTGGGCGGTAACGAGGATTTCATGTGCGGTGCATTGCCCGGACCGGGGTTTTATCCAATTGTGTATGCGGTTCATTACACCGCAGATGAATTTATGGACGGCAACGGCAACAAAACTGGAGATTTTGATCTTGATGTCACCGGAGCGGCTTTTCGTTTCATTTATGTCTCCGACATGAAGCTGTTCGGCGCCGATGTGGCCTGGCACGCCATCATACCGGTAATCAACACCCAGGTTGAAATCAATCCGCCGGGTATTGATGCTTCCAACACCGGACTCGGGGATATTGAAATTTCGGCATTGACCCTGGGGTGGCATCTGAACAAGAATTTTCACTTTATCGGTTCCTTGGACGTTTGGCTGCCTGTGGGAGAATATGCTGCCGATGATGCTGCAAGTCCAGGTCGTAATTACTGGACGGTGGCACCGATTGCAGTGGGTACATACATCAGTGACTCGGGGTTTGAGCTATCGGCAAAACTGCAGTATCTGATGAACTCTGAAAATTCAGACACCGACTACACAACAGGCAATGAATTTATCTGTGATTATCTGATCGGACAGCACCTGGGCAACTGGATGTTCGGTGTTAACGGGATGTTTTATTTGCAGACCACGGATGACGAGCGTTCAGGAAATGATGTCGGCAACAGGGGTAGGGCGTTATCCATTGGTCCCGCCCTCCAGTACAACTACAAAAATATGTTTTTTAATGTGAAGGTTCAGTTTGATACCCACGTTGAGAACAGACCCAAAGGCGAAAAATACTGGGTAAAATTCATGTATGCCTTCTAA
- a CDS encoding alcohol dehydrogenase catalytic domain-containing protein, with translation MKIKAAVLREPGMKYSIETLELDPPKENEVLIKYTHTGYCHSDLHMLKGEVPVKMPMVAGHEGAGIVEAVGPGVTSVQKGDHVGVTWMVPCGHCPNCRRGKGNICTTSFNYFLEGFLLDGTARMRDSSGGVVRHGNFVSCFSTHSVVPERAVIPMPKEFPLEQAALMGCCVPTGWGSVFNSAAFPPGAPVAVYCLGGVGLNVLRAAALRHAYPLIAVDIEGSKRDIAMEFGATHFIDSSKEDPVPAIQLLTGGVKMPDGTIMGGGAEYVFEVKGDPGAIIQAYWSTSIGGELIVIGVSPHDQTTNLPLMLLPLHQKTIKGNLYGSISTHDDIPRLVNMAMQHDLKLDKLITERFKLEDINDVAEAMDKRQIKGRWICDID, from the coding sequence ATGAAGATCAAAGCTGCTGTCTTACGGGAACCCGGTATGAAATACTCCATTGAAACATTGGAACTGGACCCGCCCAAAGAAAACGAGGTGCTGATAAAGTATACCCATACCGGATACTGTCATTCCGATTTGCATATGCTCAAAGGTGAAGTTCCCGTCAAGATGCCGATGGTCGCAGGGCACGAAGGCGCAGGCATTGTTGAAGCGGTTGGCCCGGGCGTCACCTCAGTGCAAAAGGGTGATCATGTCGGCGTTACCTGGATGGTGCCCTGTGGTCATTGCCCCAATTGCCGCAGGGGAAAAGGCAATATCTGCACCACCAGTTTCAATTATTTTCTGGAAGGTTTTCTGCTCGACGGTACGGCCCGCATGAGGGATTCCAGCGGCGGTGTGGTTCGGCACGGCAATTTTGTCTCCTGTTTTTCGACCCACTCGGTGGTTCCCGAGCGGGCGGTCATTCCCATGCCCAAAGAATTCCCCCTGGAGCAGGCCGCGCTGATGGGGTGCTGCGTGCCCACGGGCTGGGGCTCTGTGTTTAATTCCGCTGCCTTTCCTCCTGGTGCCCCTGTAGCGGTTTATTGCCTTGGCGGTGTAGGCCTCAATGTTTTGCGGGCCGCAGCTTTGCGCCATGCGTATCCCTTGATTGCCGTTGATATTGAAGGCAGCAAGCGGGACATTGCCATGGAATTTGGTGCCACCCATTTCATCGACAGCTCCAAAGAAGATCCGGTGCCGGCCATTCAGCTGCTCACCGGCGGCGTGAAAATGCCTGACGGAACGATCATGGGCGGCGGTGCGGAATATGTGTTTGAAGTAAAGGGCGATCCCGGCGCAATCATCCAGGCCTACTGGTCCACAAGTATCGGCGGTGAGCTGATCGTTATCGGTGTGTCTCCCCACGATCAGACCACCAATCTGCCCCTGATGCTGCTGCCGCTGCACCAGAAAACCATCAAGGGAAATCTCTATGGGTCAATTTCCACCCATGATGATATCCCCCGCTTGGTCAACATGGCCATGCAGCACGATCTCAAGCTGGACAAGCTGATCACTGAAAGATTTAAACTCGAAGATATTAATGATGTGGCCGAGGCCATGGACAAACGGCAAATTAAGGGCCGCTGGATCTGTGACATCGACTAA
- the mftA gene encoding variant-type mycofactocin precursor, whose translation MEKTIPQEKKSTEQTAKIDREVVDNTQDAPCIIDEIRIEELAIDGICGVY comes from the coding sequence ATGGAAAAGACAATACCCCAGGAAAAAAAGAGTACCGAACAAACCGCAAAAATTGATCGCGAAGTTGTGGATAACACCCAGGACGCCCCCTGTATCATCGATGAAATCAGAATTGAAGAACTTGCCATCGACGGGATTTGCGGGGTCTATTAA
- a CDS encoding alcohol dehydrogenase catalytic domain-containing protein, which produces MKIKGAVLREPGMKYSIETLELDPPKENEVLVKYTHTGYCHSDLHLLKGEIPIKMPLVAGHEGAGIVEAVGPGVTTVQKGDHVGVTWMVPCGHCPNCRRGKGNICTTSFSYFLEGMLLDGTSRIRDARGDVVRHGNFVSCFSTHSVVPERAVIPMPKEFPLEQAALMGCCVPTGWGSVFNTAAFPPGAPVAVYCLGGVGLNILRAAAMRHAYPLIAVDIEGSKRELAMEFGATHFIDSSKEDPVPAIQLLTGGVKMDDGTIMGGGAEYVFEAKGDPGSIIQAYWSTSIGGELIILGITPHNQTTDLSLMLLPLHQKTIKGNLYGAISTHDDIPRLVKMAMNHDLKLDKLITDKFKLEDINDVAEAMDKRQIKGRWICEID; this is translated from the coding sequence ATGAAAATCAAAGGCGCTGTTTTACGGGAACCCGGCATGAAATATTCCATTGAGACGCTTGAGCTTGATCCGCCCAAAGAGAACGAGGTCTTGGTCAAGTACACCCATACCGGGTATTGTCACTCTGATCTGCATTTGCTGAAAGGCGAAATTCCCATCAAGATGCCTTTGGTTGCCGGCCACGAAGGTGCCGGTATTGTTGAAGCTGTAGGTCCGGGCGTTACGACCGTGCAAAAAGGAGATCATGTCGGCGTCACCTGGATGGTTCCCTGTGGGCACTGCCCCAACTGCCGCCGGGGCAAAGGCAATATCTGCACCACAAGCTTTAGTTATTTTCTGGAGGGCATGTTGCTTGACGGCACGTCTCGCATCCGGGATGCCAGGGGCGATGTGGTCCGGCACGGTAATTTTGTCTCTTGTTTTTCAACCCATTCGGTGGTTCCCGAACGGGCAGTCATTCCAATGCCCAAGGAATTTCCCCTGGAACAGGCTGCGCTCATGGGGTGCTGCGTGCCCACCGGCTGGGGTTCTGTATTTAACACCGCAGCCTTTCCTCCCGGAGCGCCCGTGGCCGTTTACTGCCTTGGCGGCGTTGGACTGAATATTTTGCGGGCAGCAGCCATGCGCCATGCATATCCCTTGATCGCCGTTGATATTGAGGGCAGCAAACGTGAACTTGCCATGGAATTTGGAGCCACCCATTTCATCGACAGCTCCAAAGAAGATCCGGTCCCGGCCATTCAGCTACTCACCGGCGGCGTGAAGATGGACGACGGAACTATCATGGGCGGTGGTGCAGAGTATGTATTTGAGGCCAAGGGCGACCCCGGATCGATCATCCAGGCTTATTGGTCCACAAGCATCGGCGGTGAATTGATTATTCTTGGCATCACCCCCCACAACCAGACCACGGATTTATCTTTGATGCTGCTGCCCCTGCATCAGAAAACCATCAAGGGGAACCTCTATGGTGCCATCTCCACCCATGATGATATTCCCCGTCTGGTCAAGATGGCCATGAATCATGATCTCAAGCTGGACAAGCTGATTACGGACAAATTTAAACTCGAAGATATCAATGACGTGGCCGAAGCCATGGACAAACGGCAGATCAAAGGCCGGTGGATCTGTGAAATAGATTAG
- the mftB gene encoding mycofactocin biosynthesis chaperone MftB (MftB, a small protein, is a peptide chaperone that assists the radical SAM enzyme MftC in performing two modifications to the C-terminal Val-Tyr dipeptide of the mycofactocin precursor peptide, MftA. MftB's role is analogous to the role of PqqD in the biosynthesis of PQQ, a cofactor that derives entirely from a Tyr and a Glu in the precursor PqqA.), whose translation MAESAFVLRPTSQVRKEQFGLLFYSSLGPKLLFAETGAALSCEFFSSDSVQKKVLASLPDDQKTIVLTFLRQLVKKGFAYEQ comes from the coding sequence ATGGCAGAATCTGCCTTTGTGTTACGCCCGACCAGCCAGGTGAGAAAAGAGCAGTTTGGGCTGCTCTTTTACAGCTCTCTTGGGCCAAAACTTCTTTTTGCAGAAACAGGGGCGGCATTGAGCTGCGAATTTTTCAGCTCGGATTCTGTTCAAAAAAAAGTGCTTGCATCATTGCCTGACGATCAAAAGACAATTGTGCTTACCTTTCTCAGGCAGCTTGTGAAAAAGGGATTTGCATATGAGCAATAG
- a CDS encoding mycofactocin system FadH/OYE family oxidoreductase 2, with amino-acid sequence MSTFNKLFSPITLGNVEVKNRISFQPHLTNFAVNNRPSERQMYYWGERAKGGAGLIITEEMSVHPTDMAYDKLIDVYHPEVIDGFKKITDHIHQYDCRIFAQINHNGQQCDGSNSRLPVWAPSPMPDVLFRETPKEMEPEDIDEVARYFAQSARHVREGGFDGVEIQFGHSSLARQFLSPLTNFRQDEFGGSLENRMRAPLMFVEAVRRAVGKDFTIGIRMCADEMIPGGLNLENVQEIGGLFEQSGLIDFMDLSIATFYNLYLVEGTMHMPLGYTIPLAAGMREKIKLPVFCTGRINDPVMAEKVLEAGQADMIGMCRGLICDPFLPKKAQTGRLEDIRHCIADNQGCIGRIGMNKTLGCIQNPCVGREKELGGETGTTPAAVKKKVMIVGAGPAGMWAAKTAAGRGHDVTLYERTDRVGGQINIAMKGAGRDEVGVIIRNEKSWLEKNGVHLCLGVSVTPELVAEEQPDAVIVATGSVPKEHPVGGADGPAVFNVWQVLNGEADLGDNICFIDYDGHHRATATAELLADQGKTVHMITSSLFIGAELGPTQDLYLTRQRLLQKGVTFTPDIAVMEVGGEKGEKIVKGFNVYSNEWQEWGPYDTLVLAMGQQVDDSLYHALKGKVAELHRIGDCVAPRKLDMAIWEGTRLEVSYDEMQ; translated from the coding sequence ATGTCAACTTTTAACAAACTGTTCTCACCCATTACCCTGGGAAATGTTGAGGTCAAAAACCGGATCTCCTTTCAACCCCATCTGACCAACTTTGCGGTCAACAATCGGCCCAGCGAGCGTCAAATGTACTATTGGGGAGAACGGGCCAAGGGCGGCGCCGGACTGATCATCACCGAGGAGATGAGCGTTCATCCCACGGACATGGCATACGATAAACTCATAGATGTTTATCATCCCGAAGTGATTGATGGGTTTAAAAAAATTACCGATCACATCCATCAATATGACTGCCGCATTTTTGCCCAGATCAACCACAATGGCCAGCAATGTGACGGGTCCAACTCCAGGCTGCCGGTCTGGGCGCCCAGCCCCATGCCCGACGTGCTTTTCCGGGAGACGCCCAAGGAGATGGAACCCGAAGATATTGATGAGGTGGCCCGGTATTTTGCCCAAAGCGCCCGGCACGTTAGGGAAGGCGGATTTGACGGCGTGGAGATCCAGTTCGGCCACTCCAGCCTCGCCCGGCAGTTTTTATCCCCCCTGACCAATTTCAGACAGGACGAGTTTGGCGGCAGCCTGGAGAACCGGATGCGGGCACCCCTGATGTTTGTGGAGGCGGTGCGCCGGGCCGTGGGCAAAGATTTTACCATTGGGATACGGATGTGCGCGGATGAAATGATCCCGGGCGGCCTGAACCTTGAAAATGTCCAGGAGATCGGTGGTCTTTTTGAGCAAAGCGGGCTCATTGATTTTATGGATCTCTCCATTGCAACCTTTTATAATCTCTATCTGGTGGAAGGCACCATGCACATGCCTTTGGGTTACACCATTCCCCTTGCGGCAGGCATGCGTGAGAAAATTAAACTGCCCGTCTTTTGCACCGGCCGCATCAATGATCCGGTGATGGCGGAAAAAGTGCTTGAAGCAGGTCAGGCCGATATGATCGGCATGTGCCGCGGGCTTATATGCGATCCTTTTTTACCGAAAAAAGCACAAACCGGCCGGCTTGAAGACATCCGCCACTGTATTGCCGACAACCAGGGCTGCATCGGCCGTATCGGCATGAACAAAACCCTTGGCTGTATCCAAAATCCCTGCGTGGGCCGGGAAAAAGAGCTGGGCGGCGAGACCGGTACCACCCCGGCTGCGGTAAAAAAGAAGGTGATGATTGTTGGCGCAGGCCCCGCCGGTATGTGGGCCGCCAAGACGGCCGCCGGACGCGGGCATGACGTGACGCTTTACGAGCGCACAGATCGCGTGGGCGGCCAGATCAACATTGCCATGAAAGGTGCTGGCAGAGATGAGGTCGGCGTCATTATCCGCAATGAGAAAAGCTGGCTGGAAAAAAACGGGGTTCACCTTTGTTTAGGCGTCAGTGTCACACCCGAACTTGTGGCTGAAGAACAGCCCGATGCGGTGATTGTGGCCACCGGCAGCGTACCCAAGGAACATCCGGTGGGCGGCGCCGACGGCCCGGCGGTGTTCAATGTCTGGCAGGTACTCAATGGCGAAGCCGACCTTGGCGACAATATCTGTTTTATCGACTATGACGGCCATCACCGGGCAACGGCCACCGCTGAATTGCTGGCGGACCAGGGTAAGACGGTTCATATGATTACTTCCAGCCTGTTTATCGGTGCCGAACTTGGACCGACCCAGGATCTCTACCTGACCCGCCAGCGCCTGCTGCAAAAGGGCGTCACCTTCACCCCGGACATTGCGGTCATGGAAGTCGGCGGGGAAAAAGGGGAAAAGATTGTCAAAGGATTCAATGTCTATTCCAATGAGTGGCAGGAATGGGGTCCCTATGACACCCTGGTGCTTGCCATGGGCCAGCAGGTGGATGATTCACTGTATCATGCCTTGAAAGGCAAGGTTGCCGAACTGCACAGGATCGGGGACTGCGTGGCCCCGCGTAAACTTGATATGGCCATCTGGGAAGGCACAAGGTTGGAAGTCAGCTATGATGAAATGCAATGA
- the mftC gene encoding mycofactocin radical SAM maturase (MftC is a radical SAM/SPASM enzyme that catalyzes the first two steps in biosynthesis of the electron carrier mycofactocin from the terminal Val-Tyr dipeptide of the precursor peptide MftA.), translated as MSNRYVEQGLTAPVNLTWEVTQQCNLRCSHCLSASGRPAENELTTGQAFDLIDQLSAATVFQINFGGGEPFIRPDFYQILKKCHEKNIMTCISTNGLLLDEDKVAALAQQSDLVSIQVSIDGATPSTCDAIRGKGSFDGAIRAVKLLAETHIATSINTVLTAQNADQIPELHRLAKSLGVSFRASRFRPSGRGQENWDELRPTARQLITFSDWLNGCPDVRTGDSFFSLTAQERQGLGLNLCGAAKLTCCVGPTGDVFPCAFLQSERFYAGSIRQANFLDIWDNAEMFQSFRNLRIHSCEDCKRFDQCHGGCPAVAYHLKNEIAGGDPECLERCVTAISAAPVSA; from the coding sequence ATGAGCAATAGATATGTTGAGCAGGGGCTTACGGCCCCTGTTAACCTGACCTGGGAAGTGACCCAGCAGTGCAACCTGCGGTGCAGCCATTGCCTGTCAGCCTCCGGACGTCCTGCTGAAAACGAATTGACCACCGGGCAGGCCTTTGATCTGATAGACCAGCTCAGTGCCGCCACGGTATTCCAGATCAATTTTGGTGGTGGCGAACCCTTTATCCGGCCTGATTTTTACCAGATCCTGAAGAAGTGCCATGAAAAAAATATCATGACCTGTATCTCCACCAACGGTCTGCTACTTGACGAAGACAAGGTTGCCGCTCTTGCCCAACAAAGCGATCTGGTCTCCATCCAGGTCAGTATTGACGGGGCAACCCCTTCCACCTGTGATGCCATACGGGGCAAAGGTTCCTTTGATGGCGCGATCCGGGCGGTTAAGCTGCTGGCTGAAACACACATTGCCACCAGCATCAATACCGTGCTTACCGCCCAGAATGCCGATCAAATCCCCGAGCTGCATCGGCTGGCAAAATCTCTGGGCGTCTCATTTCGGGCCAGCCGGTTTCGGCCCTCGGGCCGGGGCCAGGAGAACTGGGACGAATTGAGACCCACAGCCCGCCAGTTGATCACATTTTCCGACTGGTTGAACGGCTGCCCCGATGTGCGCACCGGTGACAGTTTTTTCTCCTTGACTGCCCAGGAGCGGCAAGGACTTGGGCTAAATCTGTGCGGTGCAGCCAAGCTGACCTGCTGTGTCGGTCCCACGGGGGATGTTTTCCCCTGTGCCTTTCTGCAAAGTGAGCGGTTTTATGCAGGTTCTATCCGGCAAGCTAATTTCCTCGATATCTGGGATAATGCTGAGATGTTTCAATCCTTTCGCAATCTTCGCATTCACTCCTGTGAGGATTGCAAACGCTTTGACCAGTGTCACGGCGGGTGCCCGGCCGTTGCCTACCATCTGAAAAATGAGATCGCCGGCGGTGATCCCGAATGCCTTGAGCGCTGTGTGACGGCCATTTCCGCTGCACCTGTTAGCGCTTGA
- a CDS encoding carboxymuconolactone decarboxylase family protein, with amino-acid sequence MKSERYQRGLDKLAQIDGVQGESVVAALKDIAPDFADLLIEFPFGDVYSRPDLDLKSREIATVAALTAMGTAAPQLRVHIHGALNVGCSRQEIVEIMIQMAVYAGFPAALNGLFAAKEVFAQQDKN; translated from the coding sequence ATGAAATCAGAACGGTATCAAAGAGGGTTGGACAAATTGGCACAAATCGACGGGGTCCAAGGGGAGTCAGTGGTCGCGGCTCTCAAGGATATAGCCCCCGATTTTGCGGACCTTTTGATTGAATTCCCTTTTGGGGACGTCTACTCAAGGCCCGACCTGGATTTAAAATCCCGGGAAATTGCAACCGTTGCCGCATTGACAGCCATGGGAACGGCAGCGCCCCAGCTTCGGGTACACATTCACGGTGCCTTAAACGTTGGGTGCAGCCGGCAGGAAATCGTTGAAATCATGATACAGATGGCCGTATATGCAGGCTTTCCCGCCGCTCTTAACGGTTTATTTGCAGCCAAAGAGGTTTTCGCACAACAGGATAAAAACTAG